A single window of Candidatus Binatia bacterium DNA harbors:
- a CDS encoding DUF6600 domain-containing protein: protein MKTRSSRSGFLHGRRARAGALGLLAALGLLVASGGLAAAASDVELTDRPKDEPGVARVSLIEGEASYLRGDADDWTGVSVNAPLVTGDRFYSGAASRAEIQLAPAVYARLASETEIGMLELGPDTTQVRMTLGLATFRVRRDPGERHVEIDTPGAAIVVREAGVYRVSVDRDGDTDVQVREGEAAVYVGGERYRLTIGRGAKITGTGSDARPSLYSIEGGDAWDEWEAQRARRVEQAQSYRYVSEEIYGAEDLDEHGDWDQHPEYGPVWRPRDVPVGWAPYTDGRWVWVDPWGWTWLDYAPWGWAPFHYGRWVYYGGYWGWAPGPIVAAPVYAPALVGWYGGWGGGVSVSIGIGFGSIGWVPLGWGEPCFPWWGGWGGVVIGSPWWGGWGGPRIVNNYFITKNITNINIKDVEFVNRRHPGGFSSMPVPDFRRGGRVMPVNARDASGMRPVGGRLPVVPTRDSLPATNPSRVGVTRTAQPPRDALDRRVVSARTPVGGQPSFERKLPLVERNQGAPLTPTTLRQMAAESGRTPAVRSVAAVGRDEVGARAMPSGREALARTPTSQPDGGRSAPTRRSMTFEGNGDARTASRGVPRPPTLSHRGDMPVAPREGGASRQPYVAQRPAFDGDASSGSSRGATAPRTTSREGSVGTSRSPGSPSVRSMPNGARGDVRAQAPSRSSRTLGSNPSGSRTLGSSPSVRSAPTTRENAPRTYFSQPRTLSRPDGGGRQADGYAAVAPRSLPSGRSYGGTTAPSRGAPQVRSAPTRSYGSPSTSAPGAYSAPRTSSAPRTYSAPRSYSAPSTSSAPRTYSAPSSGFSRGSSAPSVRSYSGSSMSRGFSGGGGGRSMGRSMGSVGGGMRGGARGR, encoded by the coding sequence ATGAAGACCCGGAGCTCTCGATCGGGGTTCCTGCACGGGCGTCGCGCCCGGGCCGGAGCCCTCGGCCTGCTGGCCGCGCTCGGCCTGCTCGTGGCCTCGGGCGGCCTCGCCGCCGCCGCATCCGACGTCGAGCTGACGGACCGACCGAAGGACGAGCCCGGCGTCGCCCGGGTCAGCCTGATCGAGGGCGAGGCGTCGTATCTGCGCGGTGACGCCGACGACTGGACCGGCGTGTCGGTCAACGCGCCGCTCGTCACCGGCGACCGCTTCTACTCTGGCGCCGCGTCGCGCGCCGAGATCCAGCTCGCGCCGGCGGTCTACGCCCGCCTCGCGAGCGAGACCGAGATCGGCATGCTCGAGCTCGGTCCCGACACGACCCAGGTGCGGATGACGCTCGGCCTCGCGACCTTCCGCGTCCGGCGCGACCCGGGTGAGCGCCACGTCGAGATCGACACCCCGGGTGCGGCGATCGTCGTGCGCGAGGCCGGCGTGTACCGCGTCTCGGTCGACCGCGACGGCGACACCGACGTCCAGGTGCGCGAGGGCGAGGCGGCGGTCTACGTCGGCGGCGAGCGCTACCGTCTCACGATCGGCCGCGGCGCCAAGATCACCGGCACCGGCAGCGACGCTCGCCCGAGCCTGTACTCGATCGAGGGCGGCGACGCCTGGGACGAGTGGGAGGCGCAGCGCGCCCGCCGCGTCGAGCAGGCGCAGAGCTATCGCTACGTCAGCGAGGAGATCTACGGCGCCGAGGACCTCGACGAGCACGGCGACTGGGATCAGCACCCCGAGTACGGGCCGGTCTGGCGGCCGCGCGACGTTCCGGTCGGCTGGGCGCCGTACACCGACGGCCGCTGGGTCTGGGTCGATCCGTGGGGCTGGACGTGGCTCGACTACGCTCCCTGGGGCTGGGCGCCGTTCCACTACGGCCGCTGGGTCTACTACGGCGGCTACTGGGGCTGGGCGCCGGGGCCGATCGTCGCGGCCCCGGTCTACGCTCCGGCGCTCGTCGGCTGGTACGGCGGTTGGGGCGGCGGCGTCTCGGTGTCGATCGGCATCGGCTTCGGCAGCATCGGCTGGGTGCCGCTCGGCTGGGGCGAGCCGTGCTTCCCGTGGTGGGGTGGCTGGGGCGGCGTGGTGATCGGCAGCCCGTGGTGGGGCGGCTGGGGCGGCCCGCGCATCGTCAACAACTACTTCATCACCAAGAACATCACGAACATCAATATAAAAGATGTCGAGTTCGTGAACCGGCGCCACCCGGGCGGCTTCTCGAGCATGCCGGTGCCGGACTTCCGGCGCGGCGGCCGCGTCATGCCGGTGAACGCGCGGGACGCGAGCGGCATGCGTCCGGTGGGCGGTCGGCTTCCGGTCGTGCCGACCCGCGACAGCTTGCCGGCGACGAACCCGTCGCGGGTCGGGGTGACGCGCACGGCGCAGCCGCCGCGCGACGCGCTCGACCGTCGCGTGGTGTCGGCGCGCACGCCGGTCGGCGGTCAGCCGAGCTTCGAGCGCAAGCTGCCGCTGGTCGAGCGCAATCAGGGAGCGCCGCTCACGCCGACGACGCTGCGTCAGATGGCGGCCGAGAGCGGTCGCACGCCGGCCGTGCGCAGCGTCGCTGCGGTCGGACGCGACGAAGTCGGCGCGCGCGCGATGCCGAGCGGCCGCGAGGCGCTCGCACGGACGCCGACCTCGCAGCCGGACGGCGGACGCAGCGCGCCGACGCGTCGGAGCATGACCTTCGAGGGCAACGGCGACGCTCGGACCGCGTCGCGCGGGGTTCCGCGTCCGCCGACGCTGAGCCATCGCGGCGACATGCCGGTCGCGCCGCGCGAGGGCGGTGCGTCGCGGCAGCCGTACGTCGCGCAACGTCCGGCGTTCGACGGCGACGCGTCGTCGGGCTCCTCGCGTGGCGCGACCGCGCCGCGCACGACGTCGCGCGAGGGCTCGGTCGGCACGTCGCGCTCACCCGGCTCCCCCAGCGTACGTTCGATGCCGAACGGCGCGCGCGGCGACGTGCGCGCACAGGCACCTTCACGCAGCTCGCGCACGCTGGGCTCGAATCCGTCGGGTTCCCGCACGCTGGGCTCCAGCCCGTCGGTGCGCTCGGCGCCCACGACGCGAGAGAACGCTCCGCGCACCTACTTCTCGCAGCCGCGCACGCTCTCCCGTCCGGACGGTGGCGGGAGGCAGGCGGACGGCTACGCGGCCGTCGCGCCGCGCTCGCTGCCGAGCGGAAGGTCCTACGGCGGTACCACCGCGCCGTCGCGCGGGGCGCCGCAGGTGCGCTCCGCGCCGACGCGCTCGTACGGATCGCCCAGCACCTCTGCGCCCGGTGCGTACTCCGCGCCCCGAACGTCGTCCGCGCCACGGACGTACTCCGCGCCGCGGAGCTACTCCGCGCCCAGCACGTCCTCGGCGCCGCGGACGTACTCCGCGCCGTCCTCGGGCTTCTCGCGCGGCTCGTCCGCGCCGTCGGTGCGGTCGTACTCCGGCTCGTCGATGAGCCGCGGCTTCTCCGGCGGTGGCGGCGGACGCTCGATGGGCCGCAGCATGGGCAGCGTGGGCGGCGGCATGCGCGGCGGCGCACGCGGACGCTAG
- a CDS encoding phospholipid carrier-dependent glycosyltransferase, with protein sequence MLLVLLAFLGFLLPSPAHAQSLLRNGAFTDGEGDKPAGWQTEQWSPTAGTTFEWKRTPSGFGVVVVRNPTPNDARWTQSVRVHPNTWYQLSGYVRAVGVTGRGFGASLAILGGFEHSREVKGADSGWQPVSMWFKTKPDQNQVTVACRLGNYGQISSGEAWCTGLELVAIGRPPLNADFVYGPLDEATTPVGVPAAVGIVALLALALWLYGKLPSEVTLGERLALHGVLIALLVVKLLVAPYFMYRVDISSYSAWAMKLAAEGPARFYAPGYFADYPPGYMYVLWAIGLVANALNLSWQSASFVALLKAPALLADLAVARLLFARLRPGGRRLAWVAALGFALNPALLLNSTIWGQTDSVLALLTLLAFLALGDRRFELAWILATLAVLTKPQALLIVPLLVLWPWGWWKSGRPLSALLCIVATVYVVADPFRGERPWSWLVELYTGTTGYYAETSVNAMNLAALLFGMRHNDAEVTLGLTAQTWGFLIGFAVGLAFLIPYLKRRSRSLHAALIASATLVAFMCLTRMHERYLYPFFVFAGLLGVTGRVGVIYWVLSALFFANQLLVYLYQQDASAGPVWLWRTIAVLGVLATVGWYATYRRITRLGDEPPGASVLDEDDDRWREAVEASRAAATAPRPAASAPATAATADDAPMPAWTWREIGFLVVLTAISLGLRVWEIDKPTELVFDEIYFVEQGRNYLQGKDFMDPHPPLAKLTIGLGILTFGDTPTGWRLMNAFVGTALVPLMYLLARLLFRRRVAAGFAAFFVATDGLCLVDSRIAVIDIHYITWGVAAYVATVWLVRRRQFHNAWWLLLTGTLIGLSVAAKLYIPFFSFLLILGTLFVTARNFARERGVAPFRYALWPVFVVGATASVVYVASYAPHFLWGWWHSPLDLVKYIVIKVPEYQAAVYDATHPYSSKWWTWPLLLRPVWYYWKDPAPEPGTVVGIWGSGNPPVWWAALPALILAAYYAIRERRLALVFVVAGWVIHLAPWVGIGRTLFLYHYMASLLFAFLALAWMLDRLWHGEGSAVERGIVGAALLGSILPVAMATTGGWGPVLFVALLLGYEGMLFSSKRDQTRIGRLAVVLYCVAIVAVAIYFLPIWLGTPLSKRAWEARMWISGSKLGNWI encoded by the coding sequence GTGCTGCTCGTGCTGCTCGCGTTCCTCGGGTTCCTGCTCCCGTCGCCGGCGCACGCGCAGAGCTTGCTGCGCAACGGCGCGTTCACCGACGGTGAGGGCGACAAGCCGGCCGGCTGGCAGACCGAGCAGTGGAGCCCCACCGCGGGCACGACCTTCGAGTGGAAGCGGACGCCGAGCGGGTTCGGCGTCGTCGTCGTGCGCAACCCGACGCCGAACGACGCGCGCTGGACGCAGAGCGTCCGCGTGCACCCCAACACCTGGTACCAGCTGTCGGGCTACGTGCGCGCCGTCGGCGTGACCGGCAGGGGCTTCGGCGCGAGCCTCGCGATCCTCGGCGGCTTCGAGCACAGCCGCGAGGTGAAGGGAGCAGACAGCGGCTGGCAGCCGGTGTCGATGTGGTTCAAGACCAAGCCCGACCAGAACCAGGTCACGGTCGCCTGCCGGCTCGGCAACTACGGACAGATCTCGTCGGGCGAGGCGTGGTGCACGGGCCTCGAGCTGGTCGCGATCGGGCGACCGCCGCTCAACGCGGACTTCGTCTACGGGCCGCTCGACGAGGCCACCACTCCCGTCGGCGTCCCCGCTGCGGTGGGCATCGTCGCGCTGCTCGCGCTCGCGCTCTGGCTCTACGGCAAGCTGCCGTCCGAGGTGACGCTCGGCGAGCGTCTCGCGCTGCACGGCGTGCTGATCGCCCTGCTCGTCGTCAAGCTGCTCGTCGCGCCGTACTTCATGTACCGCGTCGACATCTCGTCGTACTCGGCGTGGGCGATGAAGCTCGCGGCCGAAGGACCGGCGCGCTTCTACGCGCCCGGCTACTTCGCCGACTACCCGCCGGGCTACATGTACGTCCTCTGGGCGATCGGGCTCGTCGCCAACGCGCTGAACCTGTCGTGGCAGTCGGCGAGCTTCGTCGCGCTGCTCAAGGCGCCCGCGCTGCTCGCCGACCTCGCGGTCGCGCGTCTGCTCTTCGCGCGGCTGCGTCCCGGCGGACGTCGCCTCGCCTGGGTCGCGGCGCTGGGCTTCGCGCTCAACCCGGCGCTGCTCCTGAACTCGACCATCTGGGGGCAGACCGACTCCGTCCTCGCGCTGCTGACGCTGCTCGCCTTCCTCGCGCTCGGCGACCGTCGCTTCGAGCTCGCGTGGATTCTCGCGACGCTCGCGGTGCTGACCAAGCCGCAGGCGTTGCTCATCGTGCCGCTGCTCGTGCTCTGGCCGTGGGGCTGGTGGAAGAGCGGTCGTCCGCTGTCGGCGCTGCTGTGCATCGTCGCGACGGTCTACGTCGTCGCCGACCCGTTCCGCGGCGAGCGACCGTGGAGCTGGCTCGTCGAGCTCTACACCGGCACGACCGGCTACTACGCGGAGACCTCGGTCAACGCGATGAACCTCGCGGCGCTGCTCTTCGGCATGCGCCACAACGACGCAGAGGTCACGCTCGGCCTCACCGCGCAGACCTGGGGCTTCCTGATCGGCTTCGCCGTCGGCCTCGCGTTCCTGATTCCCTACCTCAAGCGGCGCAGCCGCTCGCTGCACGCGGCGCTGATCGCTTCCGCGACGCTGGTCGCGTTCATGTGCTTGACGCGCATGCACGAGCGCTACCTCTACCCGTTCTTCGTGTTCGCGGGTCTGCTCGGCGTGACCGGACGCGTCGGGGTGATCTACTGGGTGCTCTCGGCGCTGTTCTTCGCGAACCAGCTGCTCGTCTACCTCTACCAGCAGGACGCGAGCGCCGGACCGGTGTGGCTCTGGCGGACGATCGCCGTGCTCGGCGTGCTCGCGACCGTCGGCTGGTACGCGACGTATCGTCGCATCACCCGGCTCGGCGACGAGCCGCCCGGCGCGAGCGTGCTCGACGAGGACGACGATCGCTGGCGCGAGGCGGTCGAGGCGTCGCGTGCGGCGGCGACGGCGCCGCGCCCTGCCGCGTCAGCGCCGGCTACAGCCGCGACCGCCGACGACGCCCCGATGCCCGCGTGGACCTGGCGCGAGATCGGCTTCCTCGTCGTGCTGACCGCGATCTCGCTCGGCCTGCGCGTCTGGGAGATCGACAAGCCGACGGAGCTCGTCTTCGACGAGATCTACTTCGTCGAGCAGGGGCGGAACTACCTGCAGGGCAAGGACTTCATGGATCCGCACCCGCCGCTCGCGAAGCTCACGATCGGCCTCGGGATCCTCACCTTCGGCGACACACCGACCGGCTGGCGGCTCATGAACGCCTTCGTCGGCACGGCGCTGGTGCCGCTGATGTACCTGCTCGCGCGCCTGCTCTTCCGGCGCCGCGTCGCGGCCGGCTTCGCCGCGTTCTTCGTCGCGACCGACGGCTTGTGTCTCGTCGACTCACGCATCGCGGTGATCGACATCCACTACATCACGTGGGGTGTCGCCGCGTACGTGGCGACGGTGTGGCTCGTGCGTCGTCGGCAGTTCCACAACGCGTGGTGGCTGCTCTTGACGGGGACGCTGATCGGGCTGTCGGTGGCAGCGAAGCTCTACATCCCGTTCTTCAGCTTCCTGCTGATCCTCGGGACGCTGTTCGTCACCGCGCGCAACTTCGCGCGTGAGCGCGGCGTCGCTCCGTTCCGCTACGCGCTGTGGCCGGTGTTCGTCGTCGGGGCGACGGCGAGCGTCGTCTACGTCGCGTCCTACGCCCCGCACTTCCTCTGGGGCTGGTGGCACTCGCCGCTCGACCTCGTCAAGTACATCGTGATCAAGGTCCCCGAGTACCAGGCGGCGGTGTACGACGCGACGCACCCGTACAGCTCGAAGTGGTGGACGTGGCCGCTGCTGCTGCGTCCCGTCTGGTACTACTGGAAGGACCCGGCGCCGGAGCCCGGGACCGTCGTCGGCATCTGGGGCTCGGGCAATCCGCCGGTGTGGTGGGCGGCGCTGCCGGCGCTGATCCTCGCCGCGTACTACGCGATCCGCGAGCGACGGCTCGCGCTGGTCTTCGTCGTCGCGGGCTGGGTGATCCACCTCGCGCCGTGGGTCGGCATCGGACGCACGCTGTTCCTCTACCACTACATGGCGTCGCTGCTGTTCGCATTCCTCGCGCTCGCCTGGATGCTCGACCGCCTGTGGCACGGCGAAGGCAGCGCGGTCGAGCGCGGCATCGTCGGCGCGGCGCTGCTCGGCAGCATCTTGCCGGTCGCGATGGCGACGACCGGTGGCTGGGGTCCGGTGCTGTTCGTCGCGCTGCTGCTCGGCTACGAGGGCATGCTGTTCTCGTCCAAGCGCGACCAGACCCGCATCGGGCGCCTCGCGGTCGTTCTGTACTGCGTCGCGATCGTCGCGGTGGCGATCTACTTCCTGCCGATCTGGCTCGGCACGCCGCTCAGCAAGCGCGCGTGGGAAGCCCGCATGTGGATCTCCGGCTCAAAGCTCGGGAACTGGATATGA
- a CDS encoding wax ester/triacylglycerol synthase domain-containing protein has protein sequence MSAPSSSTDARHATSYAAADERSLLHNGALVWLDEPVSYDDVLHAVDAAARARRELTLRPPRLPLASEVLGWTRDDAFRASRHVHAVALDAPADEHAVARTAGTLWERPLRFDRPPWEVDVLTDGDGLGVALLVKAHPALSTRGAAALVELLLGDGAETASKSAAPQAGDDQDAEEDEASRGGVLPAVLRLAALLALRGAEGSRALASEVRNLMRPGAALARTREVGRMLESAGTLVSSPAPETPWNGTLGNQRAVCWLSLPLDGLHAIARRFGGTWQDAWLTVVADALGRLLRACGRPTMDLSLLAFRPEPRGGDTSASSNAADARGASSASDANDARAGASAPDADDARADRPGPMLVALPVGELAPAERFASVHASARDPLSAARGTGLARMAAIAQRLPEPLQSALGLLAFQAANVVVASERAPQSLFVLGNRRVATLVPLAALPWQIGLALTSLEHDEHELTIGITLDPSRAPAPTKVVRALHDAYATLAAAADVAPTHARATR, from the coding sequence TTGAGCGCGCCTTCGTCCTCGACCGACGCGCGGCACGCGACCTCGTACGCCGCCGCGGACGAGCGCTCTCTGCTGCACAACGGCGCGCTCGTGTGGCTCGACGAGCCGGTGTCGTACGACGACGTGCTGCACGCCGTCGACGCCGCGGCGCGCGCGCGTCGCGAGCTCACGCTGCGACCGCCGCGTCTGCCGCTCGCGAGCGAGGTCCTCGGCTGGACGCGCGACGACGCGTTCCGCGCGAGCCGGCACGTGCACGCGGTCGCGCTCGACGCGCCCGCGGACGAGCACGCGGTGGCACGCACCGCAGGCACGCTCTGGGAGCGCCCGCTGCGCTTCGACCGTCCGCCCTGGGAGGTGGACGTCCTCACCGACGGCGACGGGCTCGGTGTCGCGCTGCTGGTGAAGGCGCACCCTGCGCTGAGCACGCGTGGCGCTGCAGCCTTGGTCGAGCTGCTGCTCGGGGACGGCGCCGAGACCGCGAGCAAGAGCGCTGCGCCGCAAGCCGGCGACGACCAGGACGCCGAGGAGGACGAAGCGTCGCGCGGCGGCGTCCTGCCGGCCGTGCTGCGCCTCGCCGCCCTGCTCGCCCTGCGCGGCGCGGAGGGCTCGCGCGCGCTCGCGAGCGAGGTGCGCAACCTGATGCGCCCGGGCGCCGCGCTGGCGCGGACGCGCGAGGTCGGTCGCATGCTGGAGTCGGCGGGCACGCTGGTGTCGTCGCCGGCGCCGGAGACGCCGTGGAACGGCACGCTCGGCAACCAGCGCGCGGTGTGCTGGCTGTCGCTGCCGCTCGACGGCCTGCACGCGATCGCACGGCGCTTCGGCGGCACGTGGCAAGACGCGTGGCTCACCGTCGTCGCGGACGCGCTCGGGCGTCTGCTGCGCGCGTGCGGTCGGCCGACGATGGATCTCTCGCTGCTCGCGTTCCGTCCCGAGCCGCGCGGCGGCGACACGAGCGCCTCCTCGAACGCGGCGGACGCACGCGGCGCAAGCTCCGCCTCCGACGCGAACGACGCGCGCGCCGGAGCCTCCGCCCCTGACGCCGACGACGCGCGCGCCGACCGTCCAGGCCCGATGCTGGTCGCGCTGCCGGTCGGCGAGCTCGCGCCCGCCGAGCGCTTCGCGTCGGTGCACGCGAGCGCGCGCGATCCCCTGTCCGCTGCGCGCGGCACCGGGCTCGCCCGCATGGCCGCGATCGCGCAGCGCCTGCCCGAGCCGCTGCAGTCCGCGCTCGGCTTGCTCGCGTTCCAGGCGGCGAACGTCGTGGTCGCGAGCGAGCGCGCACCGCAGTCGCTGTTCGTCCTCGGCAACCGGCGCGTGGCGACGCTCGTGCCGCTCGCCGCGCTGCCCTGGCAGATCGGGCTCGCGCTGACCTCGCTCGAGCACGACGAGCACGAGCTGACCATCGGCATCACGCTCGATCCGTCGCGCGCGCCGGCGCCGACCAAGGTCGTGCGCGCGCTGCACGACGCCTACGCGACGCTCGCGGCCGCGGCCGACGTGGCGCCGACGCACGCACGCGCCACGCGCTGA
- a CDS encoding thioredoxin domain-containing protein, with protein MGTARRSTAATSAAPELGFLPTLALILSVLGTALCAVVLYIHHRISAGQGGYTSFCDLSASLSCDAVLTSSYATVLGIPVAGWALASYLVTGAIALSIAKGRGEARARSAATLAAVTAAMLVISIYFFVVSTVAIGVACPLCLSLDAVNVALFGVAFAMMRMLRAPAPPGWTPARFWLPAGGVMVAAVVALILLQAPRDTATAAVTVEEIRERDPRFYAWYISQPVVDLGIEPDEAADPDAVTLVEFSDFECPACARAFADLAPVLARAEGKVAVVHRNFPLSSRCNPQVKTEGHVHACEAAAAYECAASQGKAKEYARMLFENQSALDRPSLVGYAARLGLDQSEFERCLASPAAAAKVAADVAIGAKVGVESTPTFFINGRRVPGSLRPEHFQYAFAIERAQKTASAAARSGNEP; from the coding sequence ATGGGTACGGCGCGTCGCTCCACGGCAGCCACTTCGGCGGCGCCCGAACTCGGATTCCTTCCCACCCTCGCCCTCATCCTTTCGGTTCTGGGCACCGCGCTGTGCGCGGTGGTGCTTTATATCCATCATCGGATCTCCGCTGGCCAGGGTGGCTACACGAGTTTTTGCGACCTGTCGGCCAGCCTGTCGTGCGACGCCGTCCTGACGAGCTCGTACGCGACGGTGCTCGGAATCCCGGTCGCCGGGTGGGCGCTCGCGAGCTACCTCGTGACCGGCGCGATCGCGCTGTCGATCGCCAAGGGACGCGGCGAGGCGCGCGCGCGCTCCGCCGCGACGCTCGCGGCCGTGACCGCCGCGATGCTCGTGATCTCGATCTACTTCTTCGTGGTCTCGACCGTCGCCATCGGGGTCGCGTGTCCGCTCTGTCTCTCGCTGGACGCCGTGAACGTCGCGCTCTTCGGGGTCGCCTTCGCGATGATGCGCATGCTGCGCGCGCCGGCGCCGCCGGGCTGGACGCCGGCGCGGTTCTGGCTGCCGGCGGGCGGCGTGATGGTGGCCGCCGTCGTCGCGCTGATCCTGCTGCAGGCGCCGCGTGACACGGCGACCGCCGCGGTGACGGTCGAGGAGATCCGCGAGCGCGATCCGCGCTTCTATGCCTGGTACATCTCGCAGCCGGTCGTCGACCTCGGCATCGAGCCCGACGAGGCCGCGGATCCCGACGCGGTGACCCTGGTCGAGTTCTCGGACTTCGAGTGCCCGGCGTGCGCGCGCGCCTTCGCCGACCTCGCACCCGTGCTTGCGCGCGCCGAGGGCAAGGTCGCGGTCGTGCACCGCAACTTCCCGCTGAGCTCGCGTTGCAACCCACAGGTGAAGACCGAAGGCCACGTGCACGCCTGCGAGGCCGCGGCCGCCTACGAGTGCGCCGCGTCGCAGGGGAAGGCCAAGGAGTACGCGCGGATGCTGTTCGAGAACCAGAGCGCGCTCGACCGGCCGAGCCTGGTCGGCTACGCGGCGCGCCTCGGTCTCGATCAGAGCGAGTTCGAGCGCTGCCTCGCGTCGCCGGCGGCGGCGGCCAAGGTCGCGGCCGACGTCGCGATCGGCGCCAAGGTCGGCGTCGAGTCGACGCCGACGTTCTTCATCAACGGTCGCCGCGTGCCGGGCAGCCTGCGTCCCGAGCACTTCCAGTACGCGTTCGCGATCGAGCGGGCGCAGAAGACCGCATCCGCCGCGGCGCGGAGCGGCAACGAGCCCTGA
- a CDS encoding glycosyltransferase family 39 protein, which produces MRRVHLVVLVLLTLVGGWLRFSSTSFGLPDKYRPDEEYLLSRALGFEGDWNPHFAVYPAAYLYVQHAVLRGYALAVGYRRNFREVYASDRQALAYLIARRTSAAFGTATIPMIYLAGARAFGPPSGLAAAAILTFSPIHVRDSKYATTDAPTAFWLTVAIWLTMRMIHRGRVSDSLLAGLATGYAIANKYPAGALMIGVAVAHLEARWREGRSLWRVFRDIRPWVAAYAAIVAFLCGTPYFVLDWQQTVKDFEYQRGFIERGVGNELAGWGWPWLFLKVMPDSFGLLLMALLLAGLVWAVVRPRLGTLSLFAFILVAFVGMTSSRYTFYRYVLVPLPALVLLAGRLVGDAYAWLSTVVRPVRAGVVTAALLALCLTPSAIRDWKLNRLLARRDTRTIAREWIEQNVLRPAKIAATDHLTPYGKPQLPPGYTLVEMDDVASLRANGVRFVISDESPLRFYSRGPTPAQLRDLERNARLVLDVDPHDGGDAPQPVFDMADAFYAPLQHASSMKRPGPRIRIWQID; this is translated from the coding sequence GTGAGGCGCGTCCACCTCGTCGTCCTCGTGCTGCTCACGCTGGTCGGCGGCTGGCTTCGCTTCTCGTCGACCAGCTTCGGCCTGCCCGACAAGTATCGACCGGACGAGGAGTACCTTTTGTCGCGTGCGCTCGGCTTCGAGGGCGACTGGAATCCGCACTTCGCCGTCTATCCGGCCGCGTACCTGTACGTGCAGCACGCCGTGCTGCGCGGCTACGCGCTCGCCGTCGGGTATCGGCGGAACTTCCGCGAGGTCTACGCGTCGGACCGTCAAGCGCTCGCCTACCTGATCGCGCGCCGCACCTCGGCGGCGTTCGGCACGGCGACGATCCCGATGATCTACCTCGCCGGCGCACGCGCGTTCGGACCGCCGAGCGGGCTCGCCGCAGCCGCGATCCTGACCTTCTCGCCCATCCACGTCCGCGATTCGAAGTACGCGACGACCGACGCGCCGACCGCGTTCTGGCTGACCGTCGCGATCTGGCTGACGATGCGGATGATCCATCGCGGGCGCGTGAGCGACTCGTTGCTCGCGGGCCTCGCCACCGGCTACGCCATCGCCAACAAGTATCCGGCGGGCGCCTTGATGATCGGCGTCGCGGTGGCGCACCTCGAAGCGCGCTGGCGCGAGGGACGCTCGCTGTGGCGCGTCTTCCGCGACATCCGCCCGTGGGTCGCCGCGTACGCCGCGATCGTCGCCTTCCTGTGCGGGACGCCGTACTTCGTCCTCGACTGGCAGCAGACCGTCAAGGACTTCGAGTACCAGCGCGGCTTCATCGAGCGCGGCGTCGGCAACGAGCTCGCGGGCTGGGGCTGGCCGTGGCTGTTCCTCAAGGTGATGCCGGACAGCTTCGGCCTCTTGCTGATGGCGCTCCTGCTCGCCGGGCTCGTGTGGGCGGTGGTGCGACCGCGGCTCGGCACGCTGTCGCTCTTCGCCTTCATCCTGGTCGCCTTCGTCGGCATGACGAGCAGCCGCTACACCTTCTACCGCTACGTCCTCGTGCCGCTGCCCGCGCTCGTGCTGCTCGCGGGACGTCTCGTCGGCGACGCGTACGCCTGGCTCTCGACGGTCGTGCGCCCGGTGCGCGCCGGCGTCGTCACCGCCGCGCTGCTCGCGCTATGCTTGACGCCGTCCGCGATCCGCGACTGGAAGCTGAACCGCCTGCTCGCGCGGCGCGACACGCGCACGATCGCACGCGAGTGGATCGAGCAGAACGTGCTGCGCCCGGCGAAGATCGCCGCCACCGACCACCTCACGCCGTACGGCAAGCCGCAGCTGCCGCCCGGCTACACGCTGGTCGAGATGGACGACGTCGCGTCGCTGCGCGCCAACGGCGTGCGGTTCGTCATCTCCGACGAGTCGCCGCTGCGCTTCTACTCGCGCGGTCCGACGCCCGCGCAGCTGCGCGACCTCGAGCGCAACGCACGACTCGTGCTCGACGTCGATCCGCACGACGGCGGCGACGCGCCGCAGCCGGTATTCGACATGGCCGACGCGTTCTACGCGCCGCTGCAGCACGCCTCGAGCATGAAGCGCCCAGGACCGCGGATCCGCATCTGGCAGATCGACTGA
- the arsC gene encoding arsenate reductase (glutaredoxin) (This arsenate reductase requires both glutathione and glutaredoxin to convert arsenate to arsenite, after which the efflux transporter formed by ArsA and ArsB can extrude the arsenite from the cell, providing resistance.), with product MQKVTIYHNPVCGKSRGALEILKERGVEHEVIEYLKTPPDRATLERFLDMLPGEPAELVRKDKRFKELGLNAADYVTREQVVDILLKHPELMERPVVVRDGRAVIARPSERVLELLD from the coding sequence ATGCAAAAGGTCACGATCTACCACAACCCCGTGTGTGGGAAGTCGCGCGGCGCCCTCGAGATCCTGAAGGAGCGCGGCGTCGAGCACGAGGTGATCGAGTACCTGAAGACACCGCCCGACCGCGCGACGCTCGAGCGCTTCCTGGACATGCTTCCGGGCGAGCCCGCGGAGCTGGTGCGCAAGGACAAGCGCTTCAAGGAGCTCGGGCTGAACGCGGCGGACTACGTGACGCGCGAGCAGGTGGTCGACATCCTGCTGAAGCACCCCGAGCTCATGGAGCGGCCGGTCGTGGTGCGCGACGGTCGCGCGGTGATCGCGCGGCCCTCCGAGCGCGTGCTCGAGCTGCTCGATTGA